The following proteins are co-located in the Aquarana catesbeiana isolate 2022-GZ linkage group LG02, ASM4218655v1, whole genome shotgun sequence genome:
- the POGLUT1 gene encoding protein O-glucosyltransferase 1, translating into MDGGEMALLCLLLLGALSAQGEGQTGDPRWFPYLHRIQKRVESHAPCHNDTCYEWVTQQDLAPFRSGISRDVMKNLISRKLGTHYQIINHRLYREEECMFPARCSGVEHFFLELLPDLPDMEMVINVRDYPQVPHWMKPVIPVFSFSKTSDYRDIMYPAWTFWEGGPAVWPIYPTGLGRWDLMREDLKQSARRWPWEKKMSKGYFRGSRTSPERDPLILLSRENPDLVDAEYTKNQAWRSEKDTLGRPPAKEVPLVDHCAFKYLFNFRGVAASFRLKHLFLCGSLVFHVGDTWQEFFYHRLEPWVHYIPVSQELTELRELLQFVKDNDDEAKKIAERGEQFIAEHLRMEDVARYWRSLLTQYSQLLTYKVRRRKDYREVTRNPDHQEL; encoded by the exons ATGGATGGCGGAGAGATGGCGCTGCTGTGTCTGCTCCTTCTGGGGGCTCTGAGCGCTCAGGGGGAGGGGCAGACGGGAG ATCCTCGCTGGTTTCCTTATCTCCATCGTATCCAGAAGAGGGTGGAAAGCCACGCCCCTTGTCACAATGACACCTGTTATGAATG ggtcACACAGCAGGATTTGGCTCCGTTCCGCTCCGGAATATCTCGGGATGTGATGAAAAATCTTATCAGTCGTAAGTTGGGGACCCACTACCAGATCATCAACCACCGGCTGTACCGAGAGGAGGAGTGCATGTTCCCGGCACG ATGTAGTGGGGTGGAGCACTTTTTCCTGGAGCTTCTGCCGGATCTCCCAGATATGGAGATGGTGATAAATGTGAGGGATTATCCTCAGGTTCCTCACTGGATGAAGCCGGTTATTCCTGTCTTCTCGTTTAGTAAG ACATCAGATTACCGAGACATCATGTACCCCGCCTGGACGTTTTGGGAAGGTGGCCCTGCTGTGTGGCCCATCTACCCCACCGGACTGGGACGCTGGGACCTGATGAGGGAGGACCTAAAGCA gTCAGCCAGGCGTTGGCCCTGGGAGAAGAAGATGTCCAAAGGATATTTCCGAGGCTCCAG GACCAGCCCTGAGCGGGACCCTCTGATTCTTCTATCCCGGGAAAACCCAGATCTGGTGGATGCCGAATACACCAAGAACCAGGCCTGGAGGTCGGAGAAG GACACCCTGGGCAGACCGCCAGCCAAGGAGGTGCCATTAGTGGATCACTGTGCGTTTAA GTATTTATTTAATTTCCGCGGTGTGGCGGCCAGTTTCCGGTTGAAGCATCTCTTCCTGTGCGGCTCTCTGGTGTTCCATGTCGGGGACACGTGGCAGGAATTCTTCTACCATCGCCTGGAGCCGTGGGTGCACTACATTCCCGTCAGCCAGGAGCTGACCGAGCTCAG GGAGTTGCTGCAGTTTGTGAAGGACAATGATGATGAAGCGAAGAAGATTGCAGAAAG GGGTGAGCAGTTCATCGCTGAGCACCTGCGGATGGAGGACGTCGCCCGGTACTGGCGCTCTCTCCTCACACAGTACTCCCAGCTTCTCACATACAAGGTCCGCCGGCGGAAGGACTACCGGGAGGTAACCAGGAATCCCGACCACCAGGAACTCTAA